In one Oreochromis aureus strain Israel breed Guangdong linkage group 2, ZZ_aureus, whole genome shotgun sequence genomic region, the following are encoded:
- the LOC116317793 gene encoding uncharacterized protein LOC116317793 isoform X3, which produces MDVMEENMSPKKMLEKIAELEYSQSLLRDQNADMRKLLDAADDDMAALGSENKSLRKVVETMENFFQDLQQTEAEPCIALADDFEAHRWNVEKIHELEKESTVMKEQYEKLTAKFQREEDQSKLEHKDEVIHQASIDLQLKQLHETVEECFNNIKDLRQTTQELSKQMEDRRDEATFDLMREKERVPDRPLSFAEEIKLLASTAEVNDGMTNSTNLGNCLQEEPETEELLKPHLLTVNLQSKSCPGTLEAAIWRVGFFMLCIFILMILAIVASGCFVGTSDFSSITTLWASAHLMLQPYLSVQYGALPPI; this is translated from the exons ATGGATGTCATGGAGGAAAACAT GTCACCAAAGAAGATGCTTGAGAAAATTGCAGAGCTGGAATACAGTCAGAGTCTGCTGAGAGATCAAAATGCTGACATGAGGAAATTGCTGGATGCCGCAGATGATGACATGGCAGCGCTGGGCTCAGAGAATAAGTCCCTCAGAAAAGTAGTTGAAAC CATGGAGAACTTTTTCCAAGACTTGCAACAGACTGAAGCAGAGCCTTGCATAGCTCTGGCAGATGACTTCGAGGCACATAGATGGAATGTAGAAAAGATCCATGAATTG GAGAAGGAATCCACCGTAATgaaggaacaatatgagaaacTAACTGCAAAG ttTCAAAGGGAAGAGGACCAGTCAAAACTGGAGCACAAGGATGAGGTTATTCATCAGGCAAGT ATAGACTTGCAGTTGAAGCAATTACATGAAACTGTGGAAGAGTGCTTCAACAACATAAAG GACCTCAGGCAGACAACGCAGGAGCTGAGTAAGCAGATGGAGGACAGACGAGATGAGGCCACATT TGACCTGATGAGAGAGAAGGAACGAGTGCCCGACCGCCCTCTGTCCTTTGCAGAGGAAATTAAACTGCTGGCCTCAACAGCTGAAGTGAATGACGGCATGACAAACTCCACAAATCTTGGAAAT TGTCTACAGGAGGAACCTGAGACTGAGGAGCTGCTGAAACCTCATCTTCTCACAGTTAACCTTCAATCTAAAAG CTGCCCAGGTACTTTGGAGGCAGCGATCTGGAGAGTAGGTTTCTTTATGCTGTGCATCTTCATTCTCATGATTTTAGCCATTGTGGCTTCAGGATGCTTTGTAGGAACATCTGACTTCTCTTCCATCACCACTTTGTGGGCTAGCGCCCACCTGATGTTACAGCCCTACTTGAGTGTACAGTATGGGGCCTTGCCTCCCATTTGA
- the LOC116317793 gene encoding uncharacterized protein LOC116317793 isoform X2, whose amino-acid sequence MDVMEENMSPKKMLEKIAELEYSQSLLRDQNADMRKLLDAADDDMAALGSENKSLRKVVETMENFFQDLQQTEAEPCIALADDFEAHRWNVEKIHELEKESTVMKEQYEKLTAKLKSLQKEIDQDKLTLSNLKFEIQGLKFQREEDQSKLEHKDEVIHQIDLQLKQLHETVEECFNNIKDLRQTTQELSKQMEDRRDEATFDLMREKERVPDRPLSFAEEIKLLASTAEVNDGMTNSTNLGNCLQEEPETEELLKPHLLTVNLQSKSCPGTLEAAIWRVGFFMLCIFILMILAIVASGCFVGTSDFSSITTLWASAHLMLQPYLSVQYGALPPI is encoded by the exons ATGGATGTCATGGAGGAAAACAT GTCACCAAAGAAGATGCTTGAGAAAATTGCAGAGCTGGAATACAGTCAGAGTCTGCTGAGAGATCAAAATGCTGACATGAGGAAATTGCTGGATGCCGCAGATGATGACATGGCAGCGCTGGGCTCAGAGAATAAGTCCCTCAGAAAAGTAGTTGAAAC CATGGAGAACTTTTTCCAAGACTTGCAACAGACTGAAGCAGAGCCTTGCATAGCTCTGGCAGATGACTTCGAGGCACATAGATGGAATGTAGAAAAGATCCATGAATTG GAGAAGGAATCCACCGTAATgaaggaacaatatgagaaacTAACTGCAAAG CTCAAAAGCCTCCAGAAAGAGATAGACCAGGACAAGCTCACTTTGAGCAACCTGAAGTTTGAAATTCAGGGCTTGAAG ttTCAAAGGGAAGAGGACCAGTCAAAACTGGAGCACAAGGATGAGGTTATTCATCAG ATAGACTTGCAGTTGAAGCAATTACATGAAACTGTGGAAGAGTGCTTCAACAACATAAAG GACCTCAGGCAGACAACGCAGGAGCTGAGTAAGCAGATGGAGGACAGACGAGATGAGGCCACATT TGACCTGATGAGAGAGAAGGAACGAGTGCCCGACCGCCCTCTGTCCTTTGCAGAGGAAATTAAACTGCTGGCCTCAACAGCTGAAGTGAATGACGGCATGACAAACTCCACAAATCTTGGAAAT TGTCTACAGGAGGAACCTGAGACTGAGGAGCTGCTGAAACCTCATCTTCTCACAGTTAACCTTCAATCTAAAAG CTGCCCAGGTACTTTGGAGGCAGCGATCTGGAGAGTAGGTTTCTTTATGCTGTGCATCTTCATTCTCATGATTTTAGCCATTGTGGCTTCAGGATGCTTTGTAGGAACATCTGACTTCTCTTCCATCACCACTTTGTGGGCTAGCGCCCACCTGATGTTACAGCCCTACTTGAGTGTACAGTATGGGGCCTTGCCTCCCATTTGA
- the LOC116317793 gene encoding uncharacterized protein LOC116317793 isoform X4 has product MDVMEENMSPKKMLEKIAELEYSQSLLRDQNADMRKLLDAADDDMAALGSENKSLRKVVETMENFFQDLQQTEAEPCIALADDFEAHRWNVEKIHELEKESTVMKEQYEKLTAKFQREEDQSKLEHKDEVIHQIDLQLKQLHETVEECFNNIKDLRQTTQELSKQMEDRRDEATFDLMREKERVPDRPLSFAEEIKLLASTAEVNDGMTNSTNLGNCLQEEPETEELLKPHLLTVNLQSKSCPGTLEAAIWRVGFFMLCIFILMILAIVASGCFVGTSDFSSITTLWASAHLMLQPYLSVQYGALPPI; this is encoded by the exons ATGGATGTCATGGAGGAAAACAT GTCACCAAAGAAGATGCTTGAGAAAATTGCAGAGCTGGAATACAGTCAGAGTCTGCTGAGAGATCAAAATGCTGACATGAGGAAATTGCTGGATGCCGCAGATGATGACATGGCAGCGCTGGGCTCAGAGAATAAGTCCCTCAGAAAAGTAGTTGAAAC CATGGAGAACTTTTTCCAAGACTTGCAACAGACTGAAGCAGAGCCTTGCATAGCTCTGGCAGATGACTTCGAGGCACATAGATGGAATGTAGAAAAGATCCATGAATTG GAGAAGGAATCCACCGTAATgaaggaacaatatgagaaacTAACTGCAAAG ttTCAAAGGGAAGAGGACCAGTCAAAACTGGAGCACAAGGATGAGGTTATTCATCAG ATAGACTTGCAGTTGAAGCAATTACATGAAACTGTGGAAGAGTGCTTCAACAACATAAAG GACCTCAGGCAGACAACGCAGGAGCTGAGTAAGCAGATGGAGGACAGACGAGATGAGGCCACATT TGACCTGATGAGAGAGAAGGAACGAGTGCCCGACCGCCCTCTGTCCTTTGCAGAGGAAATTAAACTGCTGGCCTCAACAGCTGAAGTGAATGACGGCATGACAAACTCCACAAATCTTGGAAAT TGTCTACAGGAGGAACCTGAGACTGAGGAGCTGCTGAAACCTCATCTTCTCACAGTTAACCTTCAATCTAAAAG CTGCCCAGGTACTTTGGAGGCAGCGATCTGGAGAGTAGGTTTCTTTATGCTGTGCATCTTCATTCTCATGATTTTAGCCATTGTGGCTTCAGGATGCTTTGTAGGAACATCTGACTTCTCTTCCATCACCACTTTGTGGGCTAGCGCCCACCTGATGTTACAGCCCTACTTGAGTGTACAGTATGGGGCCTTGCCTCCCATTTGA
- the LOC116317793 gene encoding uncharacterized protein LOC116317793 isoform X1, with the protein MDVMEENMSPKKMLEKIAELEYSQSLLRDQNADMRKLLDAADDDMAALGSENKSLRKVVETMENFFQDLQQTEAEPCIALADDFEAHRWNVEKIHELEKESTVMKEQYEKLTAKLKSLQKEIDQDKLTLSNLKFEIQGLKFQREEDQSKLEHKDEVIHQASIDLQLKQLHETVEECFNNIKDLRQTTQELSKQMEDRRDEATFDLMREKERVPDRPLSFAEEIKLLASTAEVNDGMTNSTNLGNCLQEEPETEELLKPHLLTVNLQSKSCPGTLEAAIWRVGFFMLCIFILMILAIVASGCFVGTSDFSSITTLWASAHLMLQPYLSVQYGALPPI; encoded by the exons ATGGATGTCATGGAGGAAAACAT GTCACCAAAGAAGATGCTTGAGAAAATTGCAGAGCTGGAATACAGTCAGAGTCTGCTGAGAGATCAAAATGCTGACATGAGGAAATTGCTGGATGCCGCAGATGATGACATGGCAGCGCTGGGCTCAGAGAATAAGTCCCTCAGAAAAGTAGTTGAAAC CATGGAGAACTTTTTCCAAGACTTGCAACAGACTGAAGCAGAGCCTTGCATAGCTCTGGCAGATGACTTCGAGGCACATAGATGGAATGTAGAAAAGATCCATGAATTG GAGAAGGAATCCACCGTAATgaaggaacaatatgagaaacTAACTGCAAAG CTCAAAAGCCTCCAGAAAGAGATAGACCAGGACAAGCTCACTTTGAGCAACCTGAAGTTTGAAATTCAGGGCTTGAAG ttTCAAAGGGAAGAGGACCAGTCAAAACTGGAGCACAAGGATGAGGTTATTCATCAGGCAAGT ATAGACTTGCAGTTGAAGCAATTACATGAAACTGTGGAAGAGTGCTTCAACAACATAAAG GACCTCAGGCAGACAACGCAGGAGCTGAGTAAGCAGATGGAGGACAGACGAGATGAGGCCACATT TGACCTGATGAGAGAGAAGGAACGAGTGCCCGACCGCCCTCTGTCCTTTGCAGAGGAAATTAAACTGCTGGCCTCAACAGCTGAAGTGAATGACGGCATGACAAACTCCACAAATCTTGGAAAT TGTCTACAGGAGGAACCTGAGACTGAGGAGCTGCTGAAACCTCATCTTCTCACAGTTAACCTTCAATCTAAAAG CTGCCCAGGTACTTTGGAGGCAGCGATCTGGAGAGTAGGTTTCTTTATGCTGTGCATCTTCATTCTCATGATTTTAGCCATTGTGGCTTCAGGATGCTTTGTAGGAACATCTGACTTCTCTTCCATCACCACTTTGTGGGCTAGCGCCCACCTGATGTTACAGCCCTACTTGAGTGTACAGTATGGGGCCTTGCCTCCCATTTGA